A portion of the Musa acuminata AAA Group cultivar baxijiao chromosome BXJ1-1, Cavendish_Baxijiao_AAA, whole genome shotgun sequence genome contains these proteins:
- the LOC103999989 gene encoding protein FREE1-like isoform X1 codes for MGGNGSLTRGEEAAGASKVSDQSAERKKSLVDWMNLIKPANGEKDHWVLDEAVSKCTSCGSDFGAFNRRHHCRNCGDILCDKCTKGRIALTAEENAQQVRVCDRCMAEVSQRLSNAKEAVSKPAGLQSHEDLVRRLQEELNKNHKLGSNSDESWKPMREVACPICTVHLQVQVSASGSQTIECGVCQHPFLVDAGRVSHSPTSSQ; via the exons ATGGGTGGAAATGGTAGCCTAACCAGAGGCGAAGAAGCTGCTGGTGCTAGCAAGGTATCTGATCAATCAGCTGAAAGGAAAAAAAGTTTGGTGGACTGGATGAACTTGATTAAACCTGCTAATGGGGAGAAAGATCACTGG GTTCTGGATGAAGCTGTTAGCAAATGCACATCATGTGGATCAGATTTTGGAGCTTTCAATCGCAGG CATCATTGCAGGAATTGTGGCGATATTTTATGCGACAAGTGCACAAAGGGTAGAATTGCTCTCACTGCAGAAGAAAATGCTCAGCAAGTCCGAGTTTGTGATAGATGCATG GCAGAAGTTTCTCAAAGGTTAAGCAATGCAAAAGAAGCTGTCAGCAAACCTGCCGGTCTGCAAAGTCATGAAGATCTTGTGCGAAGGCTTCAG GAGGAATTGAACAAGAATCATAAGTTGG GTTCAAATTCTGATGAGTCTTGGAAGCCAATGAGGGAAGTAGCATGTCCCATCTGCACAGTCCACCTTCAG GTGCAAGTTTCTGCCTCAGGCTCCCAAACAATCGAATGTGGTGTCTGTCAACACCCTTTCTTG GTTGATGCAGGTCGAGTCAGCCACAGCCCCACATCGAGTCAATAA
- the LOC103999989 gene encoding protein FREE1-like isoform X2, whose translation MGRKITGFWMKLLANAHHVDQILELSIAGNCGDILCDKCTKGRIALTAEENAQQVRVCDRCMAEVSQRLSNAKEAVSKPAGLQSHEDLVRRLQEELNKNHKLGSNSDESWKPMREVACPICTVHLQVQVSASGSQTIECGVCQHPFLVDAGRVSHSPTSSQ comes from the exons ATGGGGAGAAAGATCACTGG GTTCTGGATGAAGCTGTTAGCAAATGCACATCATGTGGATCAGATTTTGGAGCTTTCAATCGCAGG GAATTGTGGCGATATTTTATGCGACAAGTGCACAAAGGGTAGAATTGCTCTCACTGCAGAAGAAAATGCTCAGCAAGTCCGAGTTTGTGATAGATGCATG GCAGAAGTTTCTCAAAGGTTAAGCAATGCAAAAGAAGCTGTCAGCAAACCTGCCGGTCTGCAAAGTCATGAAGATCTTGTGCGAAGGCTTCAG GAGGAATTGAACAAGAATCATAAGTTGG GTTCAAATTCTGATGAGTCTTGGAAGCCAATGAGGGAAGTAGCATGTCCCATCTGCACAGTCCACCTTCAG GTGCAAGTTTCTGCCTCAGGCTCCCAAACAATCGAATGTGGTGTCTGTCAACACCCTTTCTTG GTTGATGCAGGTCGAGTCAGCCACAGCCCCACATCGAGTCAATAA